From the Hordeum vulgare subsp. vulgare chromosome 1H, MorexV3_pseudomolecules_assembly, whole genome shotgun sequence genome, the window actgatcgatggatttgatggctaaaggcccgtgtcgagcctttgctttgtattgcttttcgtttttctggtgttacaatcaacacccctagggtgtcttttatacacgtccacaagggactatggaaatagactaggactaggaatcctaatactattaggactcggtttggctttctttcctaatcctaaagaaacaacatgattaacttttaCATGGCAATCGTTATTGATGCTGGTCGTGGCCGTGGGTTCTACGGCCACAGGCTCCAGCGCTTTGGACATTGTCCACTTGTTAGATCTGCCTCTCGTGCTCAagatcagccccgaggaggatggGCCTAGACAGGGTTGTCTTTAGCAAGGTCACAATTTGAAGTGGTGTGCTTCATCGTTGGTGTTGGTACGTGTTGCCACTTCGGCCAATTGCAGCGTCCTTGGTCCTTGGTGTGGATTGCGATTGCCATCGAAAGGTCTTTGTGAGGGTTACCCACTTTTGATTCGGTGGTCGCCTTAGCCAGTGAGATGCAATCTATGGACAACGACTTGACACAAAGGAGTTGGCTGTGCAGCAGGGCGGGCGGTTTTTAAGACTATCACACGTAGTTCTTTGGAATAGCAGAGAAGTGGTGGAGACAACACATGATTGACTTTAATTTGGTGGTGCTACTCGAGTACCTGTTCTCGAGCTTTGGGGTGAAAACCTACGTCAGACCCAAGTCAATTGTACCTGGCGATGGTGATGCCTTTGCATTGTAACCTTGTTGAAGGCATTACTCGAATTTGCTCGGACTAGTTCGTCGGGGTGAAAACCTAGAATCTGGCGTTTGTTGGTTGGATCCTGTGACGACAATGCTTGAACATCGCTTCCTTTCTGAAGGCGTTGCTTTTGAAGAACACCGTCGTCTTTGTGATGTCAAAAGATAGTTGACGCGGATATAAGTCATAGCTTTGGTCTTATATGATTTTGCTATTTACTGAGGATTTTATTTGTGTATgtgtgttgttgttggttgtgtaCATCTTAATATGCAGAGGTCATATATGTGCTCATTTGATTTATATCCGCTTGATGCTTCATTTTGAGTAAATAAAATCCACTCACTATGaaaaaaagatatataaattCGCTTATACTTGATCATATTGTAGCTCTATGCTCGTTAATGGTTGTTGTCCTACAGGGAGAGTAATTAGTAGCGATCCAAGTACTCTTATATTCTTTACGGAGGGAGCATTTAGTTATCTTGCCTTTTGTGCTATGCTGTTGTTCTGGCATCAGCATGTACCTCTTACATTACTTTCATCGACGGAAGTACTGTGGTTACAATGCTATCATGCTAACTCTGCATTCCTTCCATTTGAGAGTGCTATTGCCGTGTCAGTTACCTCCTTTAGCTAGCGCACCTTTTTCTTTGGTGCATAGAGTATTGACTTAAGAGTTAAGACTTCTTGTGACTATTTGGTGGAGAAACATGTACGAGTGCCATCAGTTTCAGGACAATACTGCATAGCAAACTACGTTTCTTGCCAGCCAACCTGAGAGCGATCGAGCCGACAACCTGACAAAGCAACCTAGGAATTTACTTGTGAGATACGTGTATTATATTGAAGGGTCTCAGCTATTTAATCTTCTGTACTGTATATCTAGGGAGGGCTTACTCCTGACATGATTGAATTGGTTAGCAAGAAAGAGAAGCAAATATTGTCTCAGCTATCTAATCTTCTACTGTATGTTGGCGAGTCAAGGTTGAAGACTCTGAAATGTGAACATCCACTGTTATATTCAGCTGTACATTGGGAGGGAAGCAGCAGACTGCGCGTTATTGGGCCGAAAACTTGGACCGAGTTGCTCCAGGCCTGTTGCCGAGCAACTACAATTTACTTAGGTCACATTTTCTCCTCACAAAAAGGGTAAAACTCTACAAGTGGACTGGGAGATTCTATAAAATAAAGTCGACCATGTGACCAAGACTACCTTGGAAAGATATATCATGACCGCTACTCCCTTCGTAAGAAAATAAATGTCATTGATCTAGTACTTATTTCGGTATGGAGGAGTAATTAAATAGTACGACTGTCATTAAATCTATAGCATTAGTTCTCCCATGTCTCCTTGTTGGAGATGATGAAGCAACAACTTTCGGTGGTGTCCTATATGCCAAGAACTTTCCAGGAAGTTCCACACCGGTGCTGTCCTATGTGTCAAGAGACTTCCAGGAAGTTTCCTTCTGGGTCAACCTTAGCCTTCTGAAGTCATCTCTAGTATATGTGAAATAATGGCCAGGAAACGACAGGGAGAGCTATAGATAACATATCCATCTTCCTCTGAATTTCTCCGAATTGATGATGGAAGACTATGTTTCAATGCTAGATACCCCAAGTCATGGACTGTCCGTCTATATATACATTAGAAACCACAGTCTATATCAAGCTACATAAATTCCACTCTCTAGTTTTTTCATgtgggtgaagatgttgatggatcaaAACATGCTCATCGCATTGGTGTCATCTCTCCTGATGTTGATCTTGGGGCCATTGATCAAAGATATCATACTGGTAAGCAAAAAGATCTGGAGCTTCTTATGCACACTTACAAAGTACCTTGTGCACAATGACACCCTCGCCGTAGACTCTGTGGTGCTTGATGATAACATTTCACCGCCGGCACAACTAGCTTGTggtggaggattgacctctggtgaCATAGAAATTGTCACGGCGAGGCTAGGTCTTACCAGGTTTAGTTACCAAGGGTGTGAAGGACTTGGTGTCGTAGAGGAGTTGATGGACGGTAAGCAAGCGAGCCAGGACGAGCTAGAGGAGGCCTTCTGCATTTTCGACCGTGATGAGGACGGGTTCATATGCACCGGGGAGTTGTGGAACGTGATGAGGAGGCTTGGGTGGAAAGAAGGGGCGATGTATGAGGACTGTGTGAGGATGATCCGTGCCTTCGATGAGGATGGAGACGGAAAGATCAGCTTCCTCGAGTTCAGAAGGATGATGGAGAATGCCGTTTAAGTTGACCAGAATGTTTTTGCTACTTTGCCTCCGTAGTGTAAAATAAACGGTTGTAAACTGTCCTATGAACAATTTATGTCGGTATGCTAATTTAATTAAGGTTTTCACCTTACTATTTGTTTGCACCTTTTGGGCCAATCAATTTGGCAAATATGAAAAAGCATCAAACATTGCATCTCTTTAGCAACCAGTTCATACTTAAAGTAGGAAAACCCCAACTTTACTCTCTAAAGTTTTGAGTTTGTCTCGATGGCCTGAACCTTTGGTTTTGTCCATTTAATTCCTTCAAGTTCAAATATGGGATTCTatgtaaaaaaaaaaaaacattgtCAGAACTACCGTCATAGCTTGATGTGATCTGGCATTGACAATTTGCGGGGTAAACAAAAGAGCCATGGATAAATTACTTGCTTTGAAGCAAAAGGCTAAACAACACTGCAACAAGACTAAGCCAACACCCTGACTGAAAGGATGAGTGGATGGAAAATATGGTCGAGTGCGATACTAACCCTAAACCCCACCGCCGCAATTCAGACGATGAGAGTGGCGAGGGAACCGTGGAGAACGGCCAAGAAGCGTCATCGCACCAACCGACTGCCTCCTATTGCGGCTGGAGGACGAATACTCCGGTGGCTCCTGCTGGCACAACACCCTCACGAACGGCACCTCGTATTTGATCGAGGCGTCATCCTTTGGACGCTCGACCTTGGATCTGCACGCCCACCACCTCCGCCTGACTTTCTCCTTCTGCGAATCCGTCTCGTCCATCGCCCAGAGGAGATACCCGATGGACTCGATGGACTCCCGCACGACTCCATCCCGGGAGTAGATCGCCGTCCTCTCGCTATTTCCTGAGATGCTTGGACATGGCATGCGCCGTCTTCACCACACCTCCCAGTCGTTGTTAAACCAAGAAAGTATCTCCGTCAATCTGGCTAACTTCgcctggtcgccggcggcgaTGGTCGCGATTATGTCGCATAACCCCGTCGATCTTCTTCTAGCGTGCCACCTTGAGGAGCGGTGCTGGCTTTCGATGAGGAGACGAGATGAGAGGAGAGACGGTGGTTCTACAATGGagaagagggagaggagaggggtgGTTTTGCAATGGAGAAGAGGGGATGGAGCGTGCGGTGGTTTTCCAATgaaagagggagaggagaggacgGCGGCGGTTCAAGATTGGACGAGAGCGACGACGGGTTTATGATTGGACGAGCGGCGACAGTTTATGATTGGACGACGAAACAGGTTGTGACCGGATCTTCGACGGCGGTCGCGTGCGTGGGGAGGGCAATCAACCTCTTCTCATTCTCTTCGGTAAAGAGGATGTGGGAGAGCGTGAGGGAGTTGGGGTGGATGGAGGGAGGGGGTGACGCGCGGCTCGATCCTCCCGGCGGGATCAAACACTACCGCCGGCGAGGATCCTTACCCTATCGCGAAGACGCAGTGATACAACGAAGAGAAAAATCATACCGAAAATAGCCCTGAAATTTGTTCTCAGAATATCCTTGAAATATTTTGAGAGGGAAAACAGGATGAGTTGAAAtatttttttttccaaaaatgcCCCTTGGGCTCAGTTATAATATACATAACATCATGGTATTGCATTGCATAAGGACCGTCGAATCTATTTCGACGGACGGTCCATATCTACCAGATACACTATAAAAGGACTCTGAATCTAATGAACAAAAATAGTAGTTTATGTTGTGGGCAAAGAAGTAAACAGCTGGATTACTAACATAGAAGGGCATTTCGATTCCAACTCTTGTTCTTTGGCACATGACGCGTGATATGTGAATGTGCATGTGTATATGCGGCGCTTACAAACTAAGAAAACGACATGCATTTGCTGGCCTGCATGTTGCCGGCCCCTGTCTCTGTCCAACAAGACTTGAAAACGGGAAACTATAGGTCACTATCTAAGAACACGAAAGGTAAGAATTATACGAAAAGTGCTAATTCATTATACGGAAAAAACTATGGTCTGCATGCATCAACCGTATTATTAATATATTAAAATTATCAGAAGGAAATCACCCGCAAAAAAAAGATTATCAGAAGGAAATGAATATGTGGATACTTGAGCAGGACAATGAATTGACCAATATTTCGTGAGATGATTAAGAAAATCCTACCTATAATTACTACCATCACATAACCTCACAACATATTTGATGGAGGTGGTTAGACTCAAACTCGCAGTGAATCGTATTACTAGGACGAAAGAAACAACACATGTCAAAACGATAATTAGAGTGAAATGTGCCATGAGAACATCTTCAACAAGTCCCCTTTCCATTGTAAAAAACTGGCACATAGGTAGTCtccgatactccctccgttcctaaatataagtttttttaaaagcTTATTAAAaatctacatacagatgtatatagacatactttagtatgtacattcatttattttatttgagcCAGTAGCCAAACTAGCACTAGTGAAAACCACAAGTGCCAAAATACCACTATGAAAAACCAATATGCCAAAATAGCACTCACTTAAAAAAAATCATGCCAAGATACCATTATGAGCTAAATGAGACTAGCCGATGATTAAAAATACTACTTTGCCCTTTACTGTATGCTCGCCGCTGGACAAGGGAAAGGGGTCAGCAACCATCCACCTCTAGCTCAGTCGGCCGCCACGACCGCTATTGCGCTGCCTCAGCCATGTTGACCGTTGTGCCTCACACCATCAGCAACTAGCAAGCGGCGACGGCGTCGTGCAGCCACATGGTGCAGTAGCAGGTGCTAGCTACAGTATTATGGTAAGCaacaacaagcaacacacaaatgGGCCATGCTCCCCATGTGGTTCTGGAGGATGGGACGCGACATGAACGGGGCCGTGCTCCACATAAAGGTTGGGCGGCGATGGGTTGGATGCAGGGAGGAGCTGGGTGGGCATGGCGACACACAGCTGCTGCAGAGCGGCGTCTCCATGTCGCTGGAAACGGCACGAATACAATGGTGGGACGGCCGGCTTGCATCGTACAACAGCCGTGACTAAAGCTTGGGTTGGCGAAACAATCACCAACCACTTTGACCGGTACAAGCTAGCCTCATGGCAACGGGCAGCAACACACATGCTCAGAGAAAAGATGAAGGGTATTTTTGGCAAGGTAGAAAAAACTGATAGCTTCATCCATCATCGACTaacagaatatgtttcacaatagAAGGCAATGCTATTTAGGTATGAAAAAACTGAACTTGAATGCTATTTTGGCACTTCGGTTTTTCATAGTGGTATTTTGGCACTTATGGTTTCCACTAGTGATATTCTGGCTATTCTCTCTCGAAAAAAATAGACAACCCTGTGGTAACAGCTGAACTTTCACATCCGTCTCCACACCAATCGGTGATCCATGGCCCCGCGGTGACCCAAACCATTCTTGACGACAGCTCGCCGCATCGGCCACATCCCGGTCGTGCCACGACAACCACCGTTTAGCTCCGCTGCGGCACCTTGATCCGACCGCCTCCCCCCAGCCGCACTTCCTCAGCCACCGGACCTGCCCCGACCGGCCACCGTTTCCTCTTGTTTACATCGCTTTCAGATGTCCgtaaggtgttggatgaatttccTCACCCATTTTTTATAACTTATGAAAGACTGACATTGAAATTGTATGTGCCTATTTTGCGGATGAACTATGTCGTTGAGTTGTTTTTCAGCGACTCGTCGTGTGATGAGGATGATTGAACTTGATACGGCTATTGCTTTGTATGCAGACATGATGTCAAAAAAAGCCAAGGCATGGAGGTCCGGTGCCTGTGCATATATATGGTAGTTCGTCAAAACCAGCAAAACGTAAGTACATAATAAGCTTATGGAGGACTGTTTTGGAGATAATCCATTGTTCGGGCAGAAAACTTTCTGGAGCAGGTCCTAAATATCGAGGGATTTGTTCTTGCAAATTGCACA encodes:
- the LOC123421528 gene encoding calmodulin-like protein 3; the protein is MWVKMLMDQNMLIALVSSLLMLILGPLIKDIILVSKKIWSFLCTLTKYLVHNDTLAVDSVVLDDNISPPAQLACGGGLTSGDIEIVTARLGLTRFSYQGCEGLGVVEELMDGKQASQDELEEAFCIFDRDEDGFICTGELWNVMRRLGWKEGAMYEDCVRMIRAFDEDGDGKISFLEFRRMMENAV